The Agaribacterium sp. ZY112 genome includes the window TGGGCTTTCTTCTTCGTTTGATGGAGACGCTGTGGCCACGCCGATACTGACACTTAACCAAGGTGAGGCATTGTGTGCTAACTCTGTGACGGGGATACGCAATGCTTCAACGCTTTTACAGCAGCGTTCTGCAAGCTCTCTAGCTTCTAGTGCTCCTGTATCTGCGAGAATCATGGCAAATTGATCACCGCCGTAACGCGAACAACAAATTTGGTTGGGTGCGCTTTTTTCAACTTCTTTAATGATTGAAGCGACGGCCACAAGGGCTTGATCACCTGCACTTCGACCATAAAACTCGTTGTAATGCCTGAAAAAGTCTAAATCTATCATGATTAGAGACATGCTTTGGCCTGCCATTTTGCAGCGGTGCCACTTCATTTCTATTTGGCTTTCACATGCATGCCTATTTGCGAGACCTGTGAGTGTATCGCTAATGACAAGGCGCTGAAGCTTGTCGTTGTCTTTACGCAAAGCGGTTTTCATCTGCTTGAGCTGCAAGTTGCTTTGCTCAAGGCGTTCGTTATTACGTTTTAGCTCCTGAATCAGGCGACTGTTATCTTGTCCTAAAAACAGGGCTCTATTACTAAAGCGATAAAGATAATGAGCTGAAGCCAGAATCAGAAAGCAAAACACAAGCAGCATGGTTGCGATTTGCTGCTCGAAACCTTCACCGCTAAAAAGTAATTTGGCAGCTGCAGGCACTAAGCAGCTAACAACAAAACTGGCACTGGCCCAGCGGTAAGCACTTAGGGTGACCGCGCTCGCTGCTGAGACAATCGCGAGTGTTAAAAACAAGAACATCTGATGGGATGCGGAATCATCGGGGTAAATAATGTAGGCCGCACTCGCCCAAGCTAGACCGGATGCGCCCGATAACAGGGTAATAAGAAGTTGCCAATTGTCGCTGGCTTGAGCGCTTTCACTTTCTCGCCGATAGCTGCGTAATAGGTACAATCTAGATATATAGGTTGCAGTGCACAGACATAACCAAGTGATAAGGTTAACTAATGGGGTGTGCCCGTACATAAATACGGTAAAAATGGCGACGTATACCAAAATGATACGTATCGCACTGACCTGGGAGGAACTAACGAAGTCATTTCGCGCCTTGAGAACAAGGCTCTCGTCCTTAAGGATTTCACTCTCAGCCGGGAAAAAGGAGCTCGGCATCGAAAAACCAGAAAATTAGTTGTTTACGGTTTGCTATGGCTGATTCTATCATAAATCTTATTTCCCCATAGAGATTCCTGCTTATTCAATATGTCATTTGGCTATAAGGCCCCAAACTAAAACGAGATTGAGAACCAATATTGAAAACCGAGGTCAACCTAGTATGATGGTAAAAGGACTGAATTGAGGAGCCTATTTCATGCAAGAAATTTATAGTCAAAATCAACAGGCGGCGCGCCCTGCAAATGTCGCCAAAGTGTTGCGTAACACTTACACCCTACTCGCAATGACCTTGGCTGCAAGCGCCGCTGCGGCTGGTGTAGCGATGGCGGCTGATGTGGGTCGCGGAGTTGGAATGATCTGTAGCTTAGCGGCTCTAGGAATTGTTTGGTTTGTTCTGCCGCGCACTGCTAATTCCAGTAAAGGCATATTTGTTGTCTTTGCCTTCACTATTTTACTTGGTGTAGGTTTGGGGCCAACTCTTAATTATTATATTGCTGCTTACAGTAATGGCTCTGCGCTAATTATGCAGTCCTTAGGTTTAACGGCACTGGTATTCTTTGGTCTTTCTGGTTATGTATTAACCACGGGTAAAGACTTCAGCTTTATGGGTGGCTTCTTAATGACAGGCTTGATCATTGCTGTTGTTGCGATGCTCGGTCTTATGGTAGCTGGTTTGTTTGGTATTCACGTTCCAGCCATGAGTTTGGCACTCAGCGCTATGGTGGCTCTGTTAATGTCTGGCTTTATTTTGTTTGACACCAGTCGAATCGTTAACGGTGGCGAGACAAACTACATTATGGCTACTACCGCTTTGTACCTAAATATCTACAACCTATTTACTAGCCTTCTTCATATTCTAGGTGTCATGGGTGGTGATGATTAAAGTCTAAGTTCATAGGGCTTTATTAAACTTAAGTATGCTAGGCTTAAGTTCATCACAAAGGCGCGATTGTTATATAATCGCGCCTTTGTCGTTTATGAAGTCTAATTCATGTCTAGTTTTCCTATCGGTCGCGCTCAACCAGAGCTTTATGAAGAGCAGTTAAGCAAGAAGCTACAGAAGACCCAAGAAGAGTTTGCTGCGCTTTATCGTGCTGAAGTAGAAAGTTACCCATCTGCTGCAAGCCATTATCGTATGCGTGCGGAGTTTCGTATTTGGCACAATGATGAAGGCTCGCATTACGCCATGTATGAGCCGGGCAATTATAAAAAACCTGTATTGATTACCCTGTTTGATATTGCGGGTAAGCAAATTTGCGCTTGTATGCCTCGCCTGTTAGAGCAGATTAATGCCTGTGATATCCTCAAAAAACGCCTCTTTCAAGTTGAGTTCTTAAGCACCTTAAGTGGTGAATTATTAGTTACCCTTATCTACCATCGAGCACTTGACTCAACGTGGGAGGCTCGAGCCAAGCAGCTTGAAAATCAAATCGACGCATTTGTTATTGGCCGCTCTCGCAAGCAAAAACTCACTTTAAGCCAAGATTGGGTGACAGAAGAGCTAGAGCTGCAATCGGGTAGTTTTCGCTTTCAGCAGGTCGAAACGGGCTTTACTCAGCCCAACGCTAATGTCAATCGCAATATGCTGAACTGGGCCTGTAAACACAGTGAGGGCTTTGGTGGCGATTTATTAGAGCTCTATTGCGGTAATGGGAATTTCACCATCCCCTTATCACTGGGTTTTGACAAAGTACTTGCTACAGAGCTTGCCAAGGTTTCAACCCGCTCTGCCATTCACAATATAGAGTTAAATAAGCGAGACAATATTCAATTGGTTAGGCTTTCGGCCGAAGAAGTTACTCAGGCTTTTAATGGTGTGCGTGAATTTCGTCGCTTAAAAGATATTAATTTAGACGCTTATAACTTCACGACCGTTTTTGTTGACCCTCCTCGCGCAGGCATAGATGAAGATAGCCTGAAGTTTATTCAGCGCTTTGAAAATATTATTTATATTAGCTGCAACCCTAGTACACTGAAATCTAACTTGGAGCTGCTTGATAGTACTCACGTTGTTGACAGAATGGCTTTATTTGATCAATTTCCCTATACCGATCACCGTGAATGCGGTGCGATTCTAAAAAAACGAACGTGAATCAGAAAATTAAGGTAGTTATATACGACTCCGGTGCTGGTGGTCTATCAATCACCCGTCAGCTAATATCTCGAGGTGTGTACTGCGATCTTTTTTATCTTGCTGATAAAGCGGCCTTCCCTTATGGCAAGCTCAGTGAGCATGAATTGCTTGGGCGAGCCATGAAGTTAATGCAGCACTGTCAAGCTCAGTTTGCGCCAGACCTAGTTATTGTTGCTTGCAATACGGCAAGCACTCTATTGCTCCCTCACTTACGTAAGCGCTGGAATATTCCTTTTATTGGTGTGGTACCAGCGATAAAACCCGCTGCGGCTCTTAGTCAAAGTAAAACGATTGCTGTGTTAGCAACTGAGGCGACTATTCAGCGCCCTTATATTTATGAGCTTATAGATGAACATGCCAAACACTGTCATGTTGAGCTGCTGGCTTGCCCCAATTTAGTGGCATTAAGTGAAGAATTTATAAGAACAGGTGTTGTTGATGCCGAAGCATTACATGAGCTACTAAGGCGCCTATTTGAGGCTCACTCTAAGGTTGATACTTTGGTGCTGGCCTGCACTCACTTCCCGATTTTAAAAGCGCACATAGAGGCTTTTACAGAAAACTTAGCTGTTCGTGTGATAGATTCAAGCGACGCTATTGTCAATCGATTTGTACAGCTTCAACCGAATGCTGCAATCGATAAAGCAGCTAGTAGCCCACAAGTAACATTTATAAATACAGCTGCTGAGCGCTTAAGCCATTACGCGGATTATTTAAGTGAATTTCAGTGCCCTGTCACTTTTATCGAGCATTTCGCAGACGAAAAAAAAGCGCCCTAAGGCGCTTTTGTATCACCTGTAATTCAGGTTTCTATTTCAACTTAATATCTGCCAACTCAACAGCACGGCCTTCATAGGTTGAACCGTCTAGGTTTGAGTACGCTTGGCTTAGCTGTGCAAGAAAGGCTTCTTTTTCACCCTCTTCCATATCCGCTTCAGTGCCCTGTTGCACTTCGCTTAATGCAACTAAGGCCATCGAGCCACTTGGGGTTTGCTCAACAACAAAACGAATACCCTCTTCAGGAGCTGGGCTTGTAAACGCTATCGCTGCAATTTCTCGATTAAGCTCAGCGTGGTCGCGCTTGACAAGCTCATAAGCTTTGTATTCGTAGGCAAGCTCTTCAGCAATTTCCTCAGCGCTCTCTCCCGCTTCAATTCGCTGTTGTAATTCACTAGCTAGTGTTACAAGGCGGTCAGCTTGTTTTTGCACAAGAACTTGCTGGCTAACAATGTCTTTAACTTCATCAAGGCTCTGGGTGTAACTTGGTTTGTGCTCAGCAATACGAACAACAACACTGCGTGTATCATCAAGTTCGATGACTTTACTGTTGTGGCCATTTTGTAGAACTTCAGGGTCAAAAGCTTCAATACGCACAGACTCGGAACTAGCAATGCCTAAACCTCGTGAACGCTCAAACCAGTCACTGGATTCAACACTTAAACCCAGCTGTTCGGCTGCGCCATTTAAATCGTCTGAAGAAAAGGTTAATTCACCCAGCTGCTCATTCAGTAAGGCAAAATCTTCAATTGCAAGTGCAGAAGCGATTTCAGAGCGAATCTGGTCTTGGCGCTGTTCAAAGCTAGGTACTTCAGGCGTATGCTTGCTTAACACTTTAATAAAGTGTGTACCTGCTTCTGTTTCTACAGGTCCACTGACTTGATCTTGTTCAAGCTCGTATACAGCAGTTTCAAAGGCCTCAGGGAACATACCAGGAGAAAGCACACCTAATTTACCGCCTTCCATATTTGTTGCTATATCATCTGAATATTCTTCTGCAAGAGCGTCAAAAGACTCACCTGCAGCAATCTTTTGTTCAATTTCAGCGATACGCTCTGGGCTTGCTGTTTCCAAAAGAATATGAGCAACTTCGTAACTGTCTTTGCCTTGGAAATTAGCAACTTCGGCTTCGTATTGAGCGCGTATATCTGCTTCGTCTACCTCAAGGCTTTGAGCAATTACATCGACAGATAGCTCTAAATACTCAACTTTAACTTTTTCCGAAACCAAAAATGCGCTT containing:
- a CDS encoding diguanylate cyclase domain-containing protein; translated protein: MPSSFFPAESEILKDESLVLKARNDFVSSSQVSAIRIILVYVAIFTVFMYGHTPLVNLITWLCLCTATYISRLYLLRSYRRESESAQASDNWQLLITLLSGASGLAWASAAYIIYPDDSASHQMFLFLTLAIVSAASAVTLSAYRWASASFVVSCLVPAAAKLLFSGEGFEQQIATMLLVFCFLILASAHYLYRFSNRALFLGQDNSRLIQELKRNNERLEQSNLQLKQMKTALRKDNDKLQRLVISDTLTGLANRHACESQIEMKWHRCKMAGQSMSLIMIDLDFFRHYNEFYGRSAGDQALVAVASIIKEVEKSAPNQICCSRYGGDQFAMILADTGALEARELAERCCKSVEALRIPVTELAHNASPWLSVSIGVATASPSNEEESPEALFRRAEFTLQSAKRDGRNMARHECEAS
- a CDS encoding Bax inhibitor-1 family protein — encoded protein: MQEIYSQNQQAARPANVAKVLRNTYTLLAMTLAASAAAAGVAMAADVGRGVGMICSLAALGIVWFVLPRTANSSKGIFVVFAFTILLGVGLGPTLNYYIAAYSNGSALIMQSLGLTALVFFGLSGYVLTTGKDFSFMGGFLMTGLIIAVVAMLGLMVAGLFGIHVPAMSLALSAMVALLMSGFILFDTSRIVNGGETNYIMATTALYLNIYNLFTSLLHILGVMGGDD
- the trmA gene encoding tRNA (uridine(54)-C5)-methyltransferase TrmA, whose translation is MSSFPIGRAQPELYEEQLSKKLQKTQEEFAALYRAEVESYPSAASHYRMRAEFRIWHNDEGSHYAMYEPGNYKKPVLITLFDIAGKQICACMPRLLEQINACDILKKRLFQVEFLSTLSGELLVTLIYHRALDSTWEARAKQLENQIDAFVIGRSRKQKLTLSQDWVTEELELQSGSFRFQQVETGFTQPNANVNRNMLNWACKHSEGFGGDLLELYCGNGNFTIPLSLGFDKVLATELAKVSTRSAIHNIELNKRDNIQLVRLSAEEVTQAFNGVREFRRLKDINLDAYNFTTVFVDPPRAGIDEDSLKFIQRFENIIYISCNPSTLKSNLELLDSTHVVDRMALFDQFPYTDHRECGAILKKRT
- the murI gene encoding glutamate racemase, with amino-acid sequence MNQKIKVVIYDSGAGGLSITRQLISRGVYCDLFYLADKAAFPYGKLSEHELLGRAMKLMQHCQAQFAPDLVIVACNTASTLLLPHLRKRWNIPFIGVVPAIKPAAALSQSKTIAVLATEATIQRPYIYELIDEHAKHCHVELLACPNLVALSEEFIRTGVVDAEALHELLRRLFEAHSKVDTLVLACTHFPILKAHIEAFTENLAVRVIDSSDAIVNRFVQLQPNAAIDKAASSPQVTFINTAAERLSHYADYLSEFQCPVTFIEHFADEKKAP
- a CDS encoding SurA N-terminal domain-containing protein, which produces MLESVRQNLKGTLAVVVVLVFVVPMVFTGIAPSFLGSVAGTDAASVNGQPITNNELQRAIRSQRNRILQQGNVDASSPYLSEESMRGPVLNNLTRRMALVTNGQQDGMGISDKVFAETLLQSPEFLTDGEFDQARYRMLLAQANFTPLTYRDEVAADLIVAQQAAGLAASSFATESEFQQLLKLTHQKRSFYNILIPADKAEADIDISEEELQQFYDENKSAFLVSEKVKVEYLELSVDVIAQSLEVDEADIRAQYEAEVANFQGKDSYEVAHILLETASPERIAEIEQKIAAGESFDALAEEYSDDIATNMEGGKLGVLSPGMFPEAFETAVYELEQDQVSGPVETEAGTHFIKVLSKHTPEVPSFEQRQDQIRSEIASALAIEDFALLNEQLGELTFSSDDLNGAAEQLGLSVESSDWFERSRGLGIASSESVRIEAFDPEVLQNGHNSKVIELDDTRSVVVRIAEHKPSYTQSLDEVKDIVSQQVLVQKQADRLVTLASELQQRIEAGESAEEIAEELAYEYKAYELVKRDHAELNREIAAIAFTSPAPEEGIRFVVEQTPSGSMALVALSEVQQGTEADMEEGEKEAFLAQLSQAYSNLDGSTYEGRAVELADIKLK